A single genomic interval of Pseudorasbora parva isolate DD20220531a chromosome 21, ASM2467924v1, whole genome shotgun sequence harbors:
- the eif3c gene encoding eukaryotic translation initiation factor 3 subunit C isoform X2, with amino-acid sequence MSRFFAKSDSESEESSSGEEITPKATGTTFNKQSLLLSDDEEDTKRVVRSAKDKRFEELTNFIKTIRNAMKIRDISKCLEEFEQLCRAFIKSKAIVDKEGVPQFYIRLLADLEDYLNQLWEDKEGKKKMNKNNAKALSTLRQKIRKYNRDFETEIASYKENPEQSAEEEEEKDDIGSGSSSESDDDDDDDDGTAKSFMKKKPQEEEKKAPEASKFLKGAADEESDSDDDDDSEQWGSDSVDSGSESEDNEGTAASLATVFLKKVEKIDGEKPSDRKKDDKKKRHKRKELQEQEGEEEGEAEEGGWEKVKGGVPLVKEKPKMFAKGTEINTAVVIKKLQEILQARGKKGTDRAAQIELLHALAGISNENNLGEGILVKIKFNIIASLYDYNPNLAAFMKADMWKKCLDCIDELLDILFNNTNIFIGENIAEDSENLAVSDQPFRVRGCILTLVERMDEEFTKIMQNTDPHSQEYVDNLKDEGRVCGIIDRLLQYLETKGSTEEVCRVYLRRIMHTYYKFDYKAHRRSLGLQGETKSEQDQEESEGEDSAIIMDRLCKFIYSKDRTDRIRTCAILCHIYHHALHSRWYQARDLMLMSHLQDNIQHADPPVQILYNRTMVQLGICAFRQGMIKDAHNALLDIQSSGRAKELLGQGLLMRNMQERNAEQEKIEKRRQVPFHMHINLELLECVYLVSAMLLEIPYMAAHEFDARRRMISKQFHHQLRVGERQPLLGPPESMREHVVAASKAMKMGDWRTCHSFIINEKMNSKVWDLFPETQCVREMLVRKIQEESLRTYLFTYSSVYDSISMETLSEMFELELPTVHSIISKMIINEELMASLDQPTQTVVMHRTEPTSLQNMALQLAEKLGGLVENNERVFDLKQGVYGGYFNRDQKGGYQQKQGYQRDQKGGYQQKQNYQRGGYRNQNQSSY; translated from the exons ATGTCACGTTTTTTCGCCAAATCCGACAGTGAGTCGGAGGAATCCTCATCTGGCGAGGAGATCACTCCCAAAGCGACCGGGACTACTTTCAATAAGCA GTCCCTGTTGCTGAGCGATGATGAGGAGGACACCAAAAGAGTGGTACGCAGTGCCAAGGACAAGAG GTTTGAGGAGCTCACCAACTTTATTAAAACAATCCGCAATGCCATGAAGATCCGAGATATATCCAAATGTCTGGAGGAATTTGAGCAGTTGTGTCGAGCGTTCATCAAAAGCAAAGCCATCGTGGACAAAGAGGGTGTGCCGCAATTCTACATCCGTCTGCTAGCTGATCTGGAGGACTATCTCAACCAG CTATGGGAGGACAAGGAGGGGAAGAAGAAGATGAACAAAAACAACGCCAAAGCCTTGAGCACTCTGCGCCAGAAGATCCGCAAATACAACAGGGACTTTGAAACAGAGATCGCCAGCTATAAAGAG AACCCTGAGCAGTCAgctgaagaagaggaggagaagGATGACATTGGCAGTG GGTCGTCCTCGGagagtgatgatgatgatgacgatgatgatggcACTGCCAAGAGCTTTATGAAGAAGAAGCCTCAAGAAGAGGAGAAAAAGGCACCAGAGGCCAGCAAGTTCCTCAAGGGCGCAGCT GATGAAGAGTCGGACagtgacgatgatgatgatagtGAACAATGGGGCTCTGATTCAGTGGACAGCGGCAGTGAGAGTGAAGACAATGAAGGAACTGCAGCGTCACTTGCTACGGTTTTCCTCAAAAA AGTTGAGAAGATAGATGGTGAGAAGCCGTCCGACCGCAAGAAGGATGATAAAAAGAAGAGACACAAGAGGAAGGAGCTACAGGAACAGGAGGGCGAAGAAGAGGGAGAAGCAGAGGAAGGCGGATGGGAGAAGGTGAAGGGCGGCGTGCCGCTTGTAAAGGAGAAGCCCAAAATGTTTGCCAAAGGCACAGAGATCAATACGGCTGTGGTGATCAAGAAACTGCAGGAGATCCTGCAGGCCAGAGGAAAGAAAGGAACAGACAG AGCTGCCCAGATCGAGCTTCTTCACGCACTAGCTGGCATTTCTAATGAGAATAACCTCGGCGAAGGCATCCTCGTCAAGATTAAGTTCAACATCATCGCCTCCTTATACGACTACAACCCCAACCTGGCCGCCTTCATGAAG GCGGATATGTGGAAGAAGTGTCTGGACTGCATTGATGAACTGCTGGACATCCTGTTCAACAACACCAACATTTTCATTGGAGAAAACATTGCAGAGGACAGCGAGAACCTGGCCGTTTCTGACCAG CCGTTCCGTGTACGTGGCTGTATTCTGACTCTGGTGGAGAGGATGGATGAGGAGTTCACCAAAATCATGCAGAACACAGACCCTCACTCTCAGG AGTATGTTGATAACCTGAAGGATGAGGGCCGTGTGTGTGGCATCATTGACCGCCTGCTGCAGTATCTGGAAACTAAAGGCAGCACGGAGGAAGTGTGTCGCGTCTATCTGCGCAGAATCATGCACACGTACTACAAGTTTGACTACAAAGCCCATCGTCGCAGCCTGGGCCTGCAGGGAGAGACAAAG TCTGAGCAGGATCAGGAGGAGAGTGAGGGAGAGGACAGTGCAATCATCATGGACCGTTTGTGTAAGTTTATCTACTCCAAAGACCGCACTGACCGCATCCGTACCTGCGCCATCCTGTGCCACATCTACCATCATGCCCTGCACAGCCGCTGGTACCAGGCCAGAGACCTAATGCTCATGAGCCACCTACAAGACAACATCCAGCATGCCGACCCTCCTGTCCAG ATCCTGTACAACAGGACCATGGTGCAGCTGGGCATCTGTGCTTTCCGTCAGGGCATGATCAAAGACGCCCACAATGCCCTCTTGGACATCCAGTCCAGCGGCAGAGCCAAGGAGCTTCTGGGACAGGGACTCCTCATGAGGAACATGCAGGAGAGAAACGCGGAGCAGGAGAAGATCGAGAAGAGGCGACAG GTGCCGTTCCATATGCACATTAATCTGGAGCTCTTGGAGTGTGTGTACCTGGTGTCAGCCATGCTGCTGGAGATACCTTACATGGCGGCCCACGAGTTCGATGCCCGGCGCAGGATGATCAGCAAACAGTTCCACCACCAGCTGAGGGTGGGTGAGAGACAGCCGCTGCTGG GTCCACCCGAGAGCATGAGGGAGCACGTTGTGGCTGCCAGCAAGGCCATGAAGATGGGCGACTGGAGAACCTGCCATTCCTTCATCATCAACGAGAAGATGAACAGCAAAGTGTGGGATCTGTTTCCGGAAACCCAGTGTGTGCGGGAAATGCTCGTCAG GAAAATTCAGGAGGAATCGCTGCGCACTTACCTTTTCACCTACAGTAGCGTGTATGACTCAATCAG TATGGAAACTCTGTCAGAGATGTTTGAGTTGGAGTTACCCACAGTACACAGCATTATCAGCAAGATGATCATCAATGAAGAACTCAtg GCATCTCTAGACCAGCCGACTCAGACGGTGGTGATGCACAGGACGGAGCCCACATCCCTGCAGAACATGGCCCTGCAGCTGGCCGAGAAACTGGGCGGCTTGGTGGAGAACAACGAGCGCGTCTTCGACCTCAAACAGGGCGTCTATGGAGGCTACTTCAACAGAG ATCAGAAAGGTGGTTACCAACAGAAGCAAGGCTACCAGAGAG ATCAGAAAGGTGGTTACCAGCAGAAACAGAACTACCAGCGAGGAGGATACAGGAATCAGAACCAGAGCTCATACTGA
- the eif3c gene encoding eukaryotic translation initiation factor 3 subunit C isoform X1, translating into MSRFFAKSDSESEESSSGEEITPKATGTTFNKQSLLLSDDEEDTKRVVRSAKDKRFEELTNFIKTIRNAMKIRDISKCLEEFEQLCRAFIKSKAIVDKEGVPQFYIRLLADLEDYLNQLWEDKEGKKKMNKNNAKALSTLRQKIRKYNRDFETEIASYKENPEQSAEEEEEKDDIGSGSSSESDDDDDDDDGTAKSFMKKKPQEEEKKAPEASKFLKGAADEESDSDDDDDSEQWGSDSVDSGSESEDNEGTAASLATVFLKKVEKIDGEKPSDRKKDDKKKRHKRKELQEQEGEEEGEAEEGGWEKVKGGVPLVKEKPKMFAKGTEINTAVVIKKLQEILQARGKKGTDRAAQIELLHALAGISNENNLGEGILVKIKFNIIASLYDYNPNLAAFMKADMWKKCLDCIDELLDILFNNTNIFIGENIAEDSENLAVSDQPFRVRGCILTLVERMDEEFTKIMQNTDPHSQEYVDNLKDEGRVCGIIDRLLQYLETKGSTEEVCRVYLRRIMHTYYKFDYKAHRRSLGLQGETKSEQDQEESEGEDSAIIMDRLCKFIYSKDRTDRIRTCAILCHIYHHALHSRWYQARDLMLMSHLQDNIQHADPPVQILYNRTMVQLGICAFRQGMIKDAHNALLDIQSSGRAKELLGQGLLMRNMQERNAEQEKIEKRRQVPFHMHINLELLECVYLVSAMLLEIPYMAAHEFDARRRMISKQFHHQLRVGERQPLLGPPESMREHVVAASKAMKMGDWRTCHSFIINEKMNSKVWDLFPETQCVREMLVRKIQEESLRTYLFTYSSVYDSISMETLSEMFELELPTVHSIISKMIINEELMASLDQPTQTVVMHRTEPTSLQNMALQLAEKLGGLVENNERVFDLKQGVYGGYFNRDQKGGYQQKQGYQRAPDQRGGYQQKQGYQRDQKGGYQQKQNYQRGGYRNQNQSSY; encoded by the exons ATGTCACGTTTTTTCGCCAAATCCGACAGTGAGTCGGAGGAATCCTCATCTGGCGAGGAGATCACTCCCAAAGCGACCGGGACTACTTTCAATAAGCA GTCCCTGTTGCTGAGCGATGATGAGGAGGACACCAAAAGAGTGGTACGCAGTGCCAAGGACAAGAG GTTTGAGGAGCTCACCAACTTTATTAAAACAATCCGCAATGCCATGAAGATCCGAGATATATCCAAATGTCTGGAGGAATTTGAGCAGTTGTGTCGAGCGTTCATCAAAAGCAAAGCCATCGTGGACAAAGAGGGTGTGCCGCAATTCTACATCCGTCTGCTAGCTGATCTGGAGGACTATCTCAACCAG CTATGGGAGGACAAGGAGGGGAAGAAGAAGATGAACAAAAACAACGCCAAAGCCTTGAGCACTCTGCGCCAGAAGATCCGCAAATACAACAGGGACTTTGAAACAGAGATCGCCAGCTATAAAGAG AACCCTGAGCAGTCAgctgaagaagaggaggagaagGATGACATTGGCAGTG GGTCGTCCTCGGagagtgatgatgatgatgacgatgatgatggcACTGCCAAGAGCTTTATGAAGAAGAAGCCTCAAGAAGAGGAGAAAAAGGCACCAGAGGCCAGCAAGTTCCTCAAGGGCGCAGCT GATGAAGAGTCGGACagtgacgatgatgatgatagtGAACAATGGGGCTCTGATTCAGTGGACAGCGGCAGTGAGAGTGAAGACAATGAAGGAACTGCAGCGTCACTTGCTACGGTTTTCCTCAAAAA AGTTGAGAAGATAGATGGTGAGAAGCCGTCCGACCGCAAGAAGGATGATAAAAAGAAGAGACACAAGAGGAAGGAGCTACAGGAACAGGAGGGCGAAGAAGAGGGAGAAGCAGAGGAAGGCGGATGGGAGAAGGTGAAGGGCGGCGTGCCGCTTGTAAAGGAGAAGCCCAAAATGTTTGCCAAAGGCACAGAGATCAATACGGCTGTGGTGATCAAGAAACTGCAGGAGATCCTGCAGGCCAGAGGAAAGAAAGGAACAGACAG AGCTGCCCAGATCGAGCTTCTTCACGCACTAGCTGGCATTTCTAATGAGAATAACCTCGGCGAAGGCATCCTCGTCAAGATTAAGTTCAACATCATCGCCTCCTTATACGACTACAACCCCAACCTGGCCGCCTTCATGAAG GCGGATATGTGGAAGAAGTGTCTGGACTGCATTGATGAACTGCTGGACATCCTGTTCAACAACACCAACATTTTCATTGGAGAAAACATTGCAGAGGACAGCGAGAACCTGGCCGTTTCTGACCAG CCGTTCCGTGTACGTGGCTGTATTCTGACTCTGGTGGAGAGGATGGATGAGGAGTTCACCAAAATCATGCAGAACACAGACCCTCACTCTCAGG AGTATGTTGATAACCTGAAGGATGAGGGCCGTGTGTGTGGCATCATTGACCGCCTGCTGCAGTATCTGGAAACTAAAGGCAGCACGGAGGAAGTGTGTCGCGTCTATCTGCGCAGAATCATGCACACGTACTACAAGTTTGACTACAAAGCCCATCGTCGCAGCCTGGGCCTGCAGGGAGAGACAAAG TCTGAGCAGGATCAGGAGGAGAGTGAGGGAGAGGACAGTGCAATCATCATGGACCGTTTGTGTAAGTTTATCTACTCCAAAGACCGCACTGACCGCATCCGTACCTGCGCCATCCTGTGCCACATCTACCATCATGCCCTGCACAGCCGCTGGTACCAGGCCAGAGACCTAATGCTCATGAGCCACCTACAAGACAACATCCAGCATGCCGACCCTCCTGTCCAG ATCCTGTACAACAGGACCATGGTGCAGCTGGGCATCTGTGCTTTCCGTCAGGGCATGATCAAAGACGCCCACAATGCCCTCTTGGACATCCAGTCCAGCGGCAGAGCCAAGGAGCTTCTGGGACAGGGACTCCTCATGAGGAACATGCAGGAGAGAAACGCGGAGCAGGAGAAGATCGAGAAGAGGCGACAG GTGCCGTTCCATATGCACATTAATCTGGAGCTCTTGGAGTGTGTGTACCTGGTGTCAGCCATGCTGCTGGAGATACCTTACATGGCGGCCCACGAGTTCGATGCCCGGCGCAGGATGATCAGCAAACAGTTCCACCACCAGCTGAGGGTGGGTGAGAGACAGCCGCTGCTGG GTCCACCCGAGAGCATGAGGGAGCACGTTGTGGCTGCCAGCAAGGCCATGAAGATGGGCGACTGGAGAACCTGCCATTCCTTCATCATCAACGAGAAGATGAACAGCAAAGTGTGGGATCTGTTTCCGGAAACCCAGTGTGTGCGGGAAATGCTCGTCAG GAAAATTCAGGAGGAATCGCTGCGCACTTACCTTTTCACCTACAGTAGCGTGTATGACTCAATCAG TATGGAAACTCTGTCAGAGATGTTTGAGTTGGAGTTACCCACAGTACACAGCATTATCAGCAAGATGATCATCAATGAAGAACTCAtg GCATCTCTAGACCAGCCGACTCAGACGGTGGTGATGCACAGGACGGAGCCCACATCCCTGCAGAACATGGCCCTGCAGCTGGCCGAGAAACTGGGCGGCTTGGTGGAGAACAACGAGCGCGTCTTCGACCTCAAACAGGGCGTCTATGGAGGCTACTTCAACAGAG ATCAGAAAGGTGGTTACCAACAGAAGCAAGGCTACCAGAGAG CTCCAGACCAGAGGGGAGGTTACCAACAGAAGCAAGGTTACCAACGAG ATCAGAAAGGTGGTTACCAGCAGAAACAGAACTACCAGCGAGGAGGATACAGGAATCAGAACCAGAGCTCATACTGA